A region from the Triticum aestivum cultivar Chinese Spring chromosome 3D, IWGSC CS RefSeq v2.1, whole genome shotgun sequence genome encodes:
- the LOC123080873 gene encoding syntaxin-61 has protein sequence MSSAQDPFYIVREEIQGSIGKLQTTFHRWEQVSSNTGEYVHLTKELLTSCESIEWQVDELEKTISVASRDPAYYGLDEVELSRRRNWTGSARNQIGTVKRAVEKGKSNPAMARHQDNGTSRTNYYSSQDNDDYIASESDRQLLLMRQQDDELDELSASVQRIGGVGLTIHEELSGQERILNNLSLEMETTSNRLDFVQKRVAMVMKKAGIKGQIMLILFLVVLFIILFVLVFLT, from the exons ATGAGCTCCGCGCAGGACCCCTTCTACATCGTCCGAGAGGAGATCCAGGGCTCG ATTGGTAAGCTGCAGACTACTTTCCATCGGTGGGAGCAAGTTTCTTCAAACACTGGAGAATATGTTCATCTAACAAAAGAGCTTCTCACCAGCTGTGAAAGCATTGAGTGGCAG gtgGATGAGTTGGAAAAGACAATTTCAGTTGCATCAAGGGATCCAGCGTATTATGGACTCGATGAAGTTGAACTCTCCAGACGACGGAACTGGACTGGCTCTGCTCGTAATCAG ATTGGTACTGTAAAAAGGGCTGTTGAAAAGGGGAAGAGCAATCCTGCAATGGCAAGACATCAGGACAATGGTACAAGCAGAACTAACTACTATTCTTCCCAAGACAATGATGACTATATTGCTTCAGAATCAGATAGACAGCTTCTACTCATGAG GCAGCAGGATGATGAACTTGATGAGCTCAGTGCGAGCGTTCAGAGGATTGGAGGTGTAGGGCTTACCATACACGAAGAACTATCTGGACAG GAAAGGATCCTGAACAACCTAAGCCTGGAGATGGAAACTACTTCCAACAGACTCGACTTTGTGCAGAAACGAGTGGCGATGGTGATGAAGAAGGCCGGCATCAAGGGGCAGATCATGCTCATCCTCTTCCTGGTGgtcttattcatcatactcttcgtTCTAGTGTTCTTGACATAG